The genomic segment CTTTTCGGGCAGGGCGGGATCGATAGGCTGTTATTCTATTTCCTCGATGATTTGCGCGAAAGAGGTCAGGACATGACCTTCGATCTCGTGGGCGCGCGCGGCGATGCCAAGGGTTGGCGGTGGGTGCCGCATTTCTGCCTGGCGCTCGCGCGCTTCGCCTGGCTGCTGATGACCCGCAGCTATGGCCTTGTTCACATCCATGTCTCGACCGACGGCAGTGCTCTGCGCAAACAGGCGTTTGGCGCCGTCGCTCGATTGTTCGGCGTGCCCTATATCATTCATTTTCACGGCATGATCAGCAATGAGACGATCGAACGCAATCCTCCATGGTTGCGCGCGCTCGGTCGTCTGGCGCGCGGCGCCGATAGTGTGATTGTGCTAGGCGAAGCCTTTCGCCGGCCTTTCCGGGATGTACTTCGCGTCGACAATCATTGTATCGAAGTCATTTACAATGGCGTGCCCGATATCCGCTCGGATGCAGTCATCCCGCGTCCCTATGACGGTGTGCTGTCGCTGTTGTTCTGCGGCGAGATCGGCAATCGTAAAGGCATGGACCTGTTGATTGGGGCTCTGTCGCTGCTCAAATCCGACGGTTGGGAATGCACGATCGCCGGTAATGGATCGATGCAACCTTATGAAGCGGCCATTGCAGCGGCCGGGAT from the Beijerinckia sp. 28-YEA-48 genome contains:
- a CDS encoding glycosyltransferase family 4 protein, whose protein sequence is MTEAASASPKRLLIVSPVGLFGQGGIDRLLFYFLDDLRERGQDMTFDLVGARGDAKGWRWVPHFCLALARFAWLLMTRSYGLVHIHVSTDGSALRKQAFGAVARLFGVPYIIHFHGMISNETIERNPPWLRALGRLARGADSVIVLGEAFRRPFRDVLRVDNHCIEVIYNGVPDIRSDAVIPRPYDGVLSLLFCGEIGNRKGMDLLIGALSLLKSDGWECTIAGNGSMQPYEAAIAAAGMSDRLDIRGWLTLPEVHQLMQQADVVILPSRAEALPLSLIEGACAGTALIATNIGAVAEVVQEGVNGLLIPHDPATIAQAIKQLMQEPMNLAGMQEQSRVLYEKRFTVPVFVNAILAIYRRYGVV